ACCTGCGTTTTCAGAATGCTGTAGGACACCTCAAGAACACAAGCCGTATACGCGAAGTCAGGAAGACAATCGCAAGGCTCATGACTATAGCAGGCGAGAAGGCAGCAAGTAAGCCAGAAAAGGAAGCCGACAATGCCGAGTAAAGTAAGAACGGGTATAGTCGTCAGCAACAAGATGGACAAGACAATCATCGTCCGTGTTGAGAGAATGGCGGAACACCCGCTTTATGGAAAGAGAATCAAGCGCGCAAAGAAATATGTCGCTCATGACGCGGAGAACGTCTGCGGGATGGGCGATGAAGTGAGAATCCGCGAGACAAGACCCCTCAGCAAGACAAAACGCTGGGAGCTTGTCGAGGTAATGAGGAAGGCTCCTGTATTCGGCAGTGAGGCGGAAGAATCAGAGGAGGTTCAGGAATAAATGAT
This is a stretch of genomic DNA from Synergistaceae bacterium. It encodes these proteins:
- the rpsQ gene encoding 30S ribosomal protein S17, translating into MPSKVRTGIVVSNKMDKTIIVRVERMAEHPLYGKRIKRAKKYVAHDAENVCGMGDEVRIRETRPLSKTKRWELVEVMRKAPVFGSEAEESEEVQE
- the rpmC gene encoding 50S ribosomal protein L29; the encoded protein is MDASVKPEKLRELTGEEIAGKIKEYKTELFNLRFQNAVGHLKNTSRIREVRKTIARLMTIAGEKAASKPEKEADNAE